One segment of Rhizobium sp. NXC14 DNA contains the following:
- a CDS encoding PTS sugar transporter subunit IIA — MNLPNIIRPEHTFIGVSAPTKWRALQIIADKAARAFSVDGQTILKALEARERLGSTGIGNGIAIPHAAIDGMTSPRGLLIRFAQPLDFEAIDDIPTDIAFVLIFGENNRGEYLNVLSGIARRLQSDGVLAAMRKAGTADEFYSDFIADSRA, encoded by the coding sequence ATGAACCTTCCCAACATCATCCGGCCGGAGCACACTTTCATCGGTGTCTCGGCACCGACGAAATGGCGCGCGCTGCAGATCATCGCCGACAAGGCGGCGAGGGCCTTCTCCGTCGACGGCCAGACCATCCTGAAGGCGCTCGAAGCGCGTGAGAGGCTCGGCTCTACGGGGATCGGCAATGGCATTGCCATCCCGCATGCCGCCATCGACGGCATGACGAGCCCGCGCGGCCTTCTCATTCGTTTCGCGCAGCCGCTGGATTTCGAGGCGATCGACGATATCCCGACCGATATCGCCTTCGTGCTCATCTTCGGGGAGAACAATCGCGGCGAATATCTGAATGTGCTCTCGGGCATCGCCCGGCGGCTGCAATCGGATGGCGTGCTTGCCGCCATGCGCAAGGCAGGAACGGCGGACGAATTCTATTCCGACTTCATCGCTGATTCCCGGGCGTAA